The sequence GGCCATGGTTTATGGGGGTGGGAGGTGCAGAGGAAGGTGGACCAGAGGGCGGATTGAATGTAGGGGCTGGGGACAAGCGTATTTTGGGGGGTGGCAGCGCACAGCGCGGCTGGAGGGCCCGTGGCTGGTGGCAGCCCAGCGAGGGGACGGCGCACCGGGGGCTGAAGGGAGACCGTGGCCCGCGGCGTGGGCAGCGGCCGCGGGGCGAGGCgggcccgggccggggccgggaccagggcgggctgcggcggggccgccccgcaGCGAGGCGGAGCCGGCGGCCGCGCCCggcggggagcgcggcggggcggcggagCGGGCCCGGACGATGGGGCGTGCGGTGGCAGGTGAGGCCGGGCAGGGCagcccgggccggggggggcgagCACAGCtccgggggtctctccctgcccgcCGGCACTCGGCGAGCGGCAGCGGGACGTCGGGTGTGAGGCAGCCCCGGGCTGGCGGGGGGCGGTagccctgggaggggggggctgcggggagccGGGTTCCTtccctggggcggggggggagaagcgGGGTTCACCCCTCCGCCGTGGCGGGCTGGAGCAAGGGGGGAGCTGGTCCCGCCGTGGGGGTCACCCGTCCCCTCTGCTCTCCCCGCAGGCGCCGGGCTGGGGACCGTGTCCCTCTGGGGCAGCCTCCTGCTCGCTGCCGGCCTTGCCCTCGACGCAGCACCGCAAAGCTGCAACTGCACGGAGCGCATGGACTTCCAGGCTTTCCAGGAGGCTCCGCTCCCCGAGAGCTGCTGCCTCAACTTCACCAGCTCCAACATCACCCGCCTGGACTGGGGCACGCTGGTAGGGGTGCGGGGGCTGCGGGAGCTCTACCTCTCGCACTGCAGCATCACGGATATCAGCAACGCGCAGGGAGTCCCCCCTGCCTTGGAGATCTTGCACTTAAGTCACAACCTGCTGGAAAGTCTCCCTGGAAGCTTTCTGGAAGATGCCCCTAATTTGAGGGTCCTTTATCTGGACAGCAACCAGCTCCAGGAGCTGCCCAATTCCTTCCTGAAAGCATCGACCCAGGTCCAGGAGGTCTACCTGGGCTTCAACGCCCTGACCTTCCTTCCCGCCAGCCTCCTGAAAccatctctgctccagctccagctctccAACAACAGCTGGGACTGCAGCTGTGCTTTGCTCAGCAACCTGGAGGGTTggcccagcctggctgctgagGTCATCTGCCACACACCGGAGCAGTACCATGGCGTGGACCTCCAGAGCATCCCTCGTGAGGAGCTGTGCCGCTCGCACAGCCTCACCGCCCTCTTCATCTGCCTGCCCTCTCTCCTCATCCTCGCCAGCATCACCTGGTGCTTCTGCAGGCGGAAGAGAAAGACCAACTACAGCCTCCAGAGCAGGTCCCAGAGCCACCCGGCCACGGCAGAGAGGGGCAATGCGCCGGTGCCTGCAGAGCCCCACCACTACGTCCCCTACgagctgcctgctgccccacctgagactgagaagaaggtgctgctggggagccaggtcctgctccagccctctgcgGACCTGCTGGAGAGTGGCAGAGACCTCTACGAGGAGGTGGAGATTC comes from Haliaeetus albicilla chromosome 8, bHalAlb1.1, whole genome shotgun sequence and encodes:
- the LOC138686384 gene encoding SLIT and NTRK-like protein 3, which produces MGRAVAGAGLGTVSLWGSLLLAAGLALDAAPQSCNCTERMDFQAFQEAPLPESCCLNFTSSNITRLDWGTLVGVRGLRELYLSHCSITDISNAQGVPPALEILHLSHNLLESLPGSFLEDAPNLRVLYLDSNQLQELPNSFLKASTQVQEVYLGFNALTFLPASLLKPSLLQLQLSNNSWDCSCALLSNLEGWPSLAAEVICHTPEQYHGVDLQSIPREELCRSHSLTALFICLPSLLILASITWCFCRRKRKTNYSLQSRSQSHPATAERGNAPVPAEPHHYVPYELPAAPPETEKKVLLGSQVLLQPSADLLESGRDLYEEVEIQVGSPSSSQVPTHKGQWATGLGQQEDTAAPRAEELGGSEPEVDTVSVSEVLKDSADREKIYMSQSTDYYNLVPGIELEDSDNLEYENIDLH